A genomic window from Desulfurellaceae bacterium includes:
- a CDS encoding sigma-54-dependent Fis family transcriptional regulator: MTGTILVAEDETIPRKNICRVLHEEGYRVHEVTDGRAALVAIDERDFDLVLTDLRMPGADGLAVLRRVREVAPQTFVAIMTAHASVDTAVAALQLGAQDYLLKPIVFDDLLRKVHLLMEHKSLAWENQMLRREVNRHIDPSGMVGESPAMRAVLKLISKVAATASTVLITGESGVGKELVARAIHAESLRQDKVFLPVNCSAIPDTLLESQLFGHTKGAFTGALSAQDGLFRKARGGTIFLDEIGELPLTLQPKLLRVIERKEVLPLGATTPIQVDVRILAASNRDLEKEIEAGRFRADLFYRLNVVGIPVPPLRERRDDIPLLVEHLIQRHNLEMKTNCRGVTHEAMQLLLAAPWKGNVRELENVLERAMILGNDEWLSPEDLPSGQALSRDTGQAGHELKAALRSYEKSHIEYVLREAGRDRVRAAKLLGISRSSLYRKMDQLGVALD; this comes from the coding sequence ATGACGGGAACGATTCTTGTGGCCGAAGACGAAACCATCCCGCGCAAGAATATCTGCCGGGTCTTGCACGAAGAAGGCTACCGGGTCCACGAAGTGACCGACGGACGGGCGGCGCTGGTCGCCATTGATGAGCGTGACTTCGACCTGGTGCTGACCGATCTCCGCATGCCCGGTGCCGACGGCTTGGCCGTGCTCCGACGCGTACGGGAGGTCGCGCCCCAGACCTTTGTGGCGATCATGACCGCCCATGCGTCGGTTGATACCGCAGTAGCCGCCCTGCAACTCGGCGCCCAGGACTATCTGCTCAAGCCGATTGTGTTTGATGACTTGCTGCGCAAGGTCCATCTGTTGATGGAGCACAAGAGCCTGGCTTGGGAAAACCAGATGTTGCGGCGCGAGGTCAACCGCCATATCGACCCCAGCGGCATGGTTGGCGAGAGCCCGGCCATGCGCGCAGTGCTGAAGCTGATCAGCAAGGTGGCGGCTACGGCCAGCACGGTCCTGATCACCGGCGAGAGCGGGGTGGGCAAGGAACTCGTCGCCCGGGCGATTCATGCCGAGAGCCTGCGCCAGGACAAGGTCTTTCTGCCCGTGAACTGTAGCGCCATCCCGGACACGCTGTTGGAGAGCCAGCTGTTCGGTCATACCAAGGGCGCCTTCACGGGCGCCCTGAGCGCCCAGGACGGCCTGTTTCGCAAGGCCCGGGGGGGCACGATTTTCCTGGACGAGATCGGCGAACTGCCCCTCACCCTGCAACCCAAGCTGCTGCGAGTCATAGAGCGTAAGGAGGTCTTGCCGCTCGGGGCAACCACGCCCATACAGGTCGACGTGCGTATCTTGGCCGCCAGCAATCGGGATCTCGAAAAAGAGATTGAGGCCGGCCGCTTTCGCGCAGACCTGTTCTATCGCCTGAATGTGGTCGGCATTCCGGTCCCGCCGCTGCGGGAACGGCGGGACGATATCCCTCTCCTGGTTGAGCATCTGATTCAGCGCCACAACCTCGAAATGAAGACAAACTGTAGAGGGGTGACCCACGAGGCCATGCAGCTGCTCCTGGCCGCACCCTGGAAGGGCAATGTGCGTGAGCTGGAGAACGTTCTGGAACGGGCCATGATTCTGGGCAATGACGAGTGGTTGAGCCCGGAAGACCTGCCCAGCGGACAGGCGCTCAGCCGGGATACCGGCCAAGCGGGCCATGAGCTGAAGGCCGCCCTGCGCAGCTACGAAAAAAGCCACATCGAGTACGTGCTGCGGGAAGCCGGCCGGGACCGGGTACGGGCGGCCAAGCTCCTGGGCATCAGCCGCTCCTCGCTGTACCGGAAAATGGATCAGCTCGGGGTTGCGCTCGACTGA
- the malQ gene encoding 4-alpha-glucanotransferase, translating to MASHRRQLLELARLYDVQTAYTDFWGQRQRAEPEALLAVLRALGARVETLRNVPDALRERRQELWRRVCPQVCVAWQGVAPALELRLPASLDEQRTLAYRLSLENGRARSRTVRVGELPLVGHQTVEGQGYGVRHLRLPERLPFGFHTLQLEGIGERASCLVLSAPQKAYGLKEKAWGVFLPLYALHSNTSWGGGDFSDLDALVTWTAEQGGGSVATLPLLAAFLGHDGEPFEPSPYAPVSRVFWNELYLNIRRIPELHACQAARALFTSTDVQAEVAALRHASQLDYRRQMALKRRLLEMLARHFFARPSLRQAAFAEFAASQPELDDYARFRAAGEHFGAPWPDWPQPLRDGRIRHDAVPQDRTNYHRYVQWLAHEQMRAVADKARKHGPGLYLDLPLGVHGWGYDVWKERELFVGAVSSGAPPDNFFAGGQNWGFPPLHPDTSRARAYGYVRAYLRHHLRHAGILRLDHVMSLHRLFWVPHGYEPRQGVYVGYPAEEWYAVLSLESHRNRTVLVGEDLGTVPSSVRPAMARHGILRSQVLQFAVPRRMPARALASLNTHDSAPFAAFWRGMEGRERVECGFLELADLAEAESEHEDRKRALVAFLTQHGWLEDQAPDLQTVYAGCVSYLAASPAQLVLINLEDGWGETQRQNMPGTGQERPNWRRQARYGLETFNQMPRLLELTRRVHSLRTGKTIPNTTGARGR from the coding sequence ATGGCAAGCCATAGGAGACAGCTCCTTGAGTTGGCCCGCCTGTACGATGTCCAGACGGCCTATACCGACTTCTGGGGGCAACGCCAACGGGCCGAGCCGGAGGCGCTGCTGGCCGTTCTGCGGGCCCTGGGAGCCAGGGTTGAAACGCTCCGGAACGTGCCGGACGCCCTGCGCGAGCGCCGTCAGGAGTTGTGGAGGCGGGTCTGTCCGCAGGTGTGTGTTGCCTGGCAGGGCGTGGCTCCGGCGCTGGAACTGCGGCTTCCGGCCAGCCTCGATGAGCAGCGTACGCTTGCGTACCGTCTCAGCCTGGAGAATGGGCGGGCGCGATCCCGAACCGTCCGGGTGGGCGAGCTGCCCCTGGTCGGGCACCAGACGGTCGAGGGCCAGGGCTATGGGGTGAGACACCTCCGGCTGCCCGAGCGCCTGCCCTTTGGCTTTCATACGCTGCAACTCGAAGGGATCGGGGAGCGGGCGTCGTGTCTGGTCTTGAGTGCGCCGCAAAAAGCCTACGGCCTGAAGGAGAAGGCGTGGGGGGTCTTCCTGCCCCTGTACGCCCTGCACTCGAACACGAGCTGGGGCGGAGGTGATTTTTCGGACCTCGACGCCCTGGTGACGTGGACGGCGGAGCAGGGTGGGGGGAGTGTGGCCACGCTGCCGCTGCTGGCCGCTTTTCTGGGCCACGACGGCGAGCCGTTCGAGCCCAGTCCCTACGCCCCGGTCAGCCGTGTGTTCTGGAACGAGTTGTACCTCAATATCCGACGCATTCCCGAACTGCATGCCTGCCAGGCCGCCCGCGCCCTGTTCACCTCGACGGACGTGCAGGCTGAAGTCGCCGCCCTCCGACACGCCTCGCAGCTTGACTATCGTCGCCAGATGGCGCTCAAGCGGCGTCTGCTCGAAATGCTCGCCCGGCATTTCTTCGCCCGGCCGTCACTGCGCCAGGCAGCTTTTGCCGAGTTTGCCGCCTCCCAGCCCGAGCTGGACGACTACGCGCGCTTCCGTGCGGCCGGTGAGCACTTTGGCGCGCCGTGGCCAGACTGGCCCCAACCGCTCCGGGACGGGCGCATCAGACACGACGCGGTTCCCCAGGACCGCACGAACTATCATCGCTATGTCCAGTGGCTGGCCCACGAGCAGATGCGGGCGGTGGCCGACAAGGCGCGCAAGCACGGGCCCGGGCTGTATCTCGACCTGCCTCTCGGAGTGCACGGCTGGGGCTATGATGTGTGGAAGGAACGCGAGCTTTTTGTCGGCGCGGTGTCGAGCGGTGCGCCACCCGACAACTTTTTTGCCGGCGGACAGAATTGGGGCTTTCCGCCGCTGCATCCCGACACAAGCCGTGCCCGGGCGTATGGCTACGTCAGAGCCTACCTGCGCCACCATCTGCGCCACGCCGGGATTTTGCGTCTCGACCACGTCATGAGCCTGCACCGACTCTTTTGGGTGCCACACGGCTATGAGCCGCGCCAGGGCGTCTACGTCGGCTATCCGGCTGAGGAGTGGTACGCCGTGTTGAGTCTCGAATCGCACCGCAATCGGACCGTTCTGGTTGGCGAGGACCTCGGCACGGTTCCGTCCTCGGTCAGACCCGCCATGGCCCGGCACGGGATTCTGCGCAGCCAGGTGTTGCAGTTCGCCGTGCCGAGGCGTATGCCGGCTCGTGCGCTTGCCAGTCTGAACACCCACGACAGCGCGCCGTTTGCCGCGTTTTGGCGGGGGATGGAGGGACGCGAGCGGGTTGAGTGCGGATTCCTGGAACTCGCCGACCTCGCCGAGGCCGAGAGCGAGCACGAGGACCGCAAGCGGGCGCTGGTGGCGTTTCTGACACAGCACGGCTGGCTGGAGGACCAGGCACCTGATCTGCAGACCGTCTACGCGGGGTGTGTCTCGTATCTGGCCGCCAGTCCTGCCCAACTCGTCCTCATCAACCTGGAAGACGGGTGGGGGGAAACGCAGCGCCAGAATATGCCCGGGACCGGCCAGGAGCGGCCGAACTGGCGCCGCCAGGCCCGCTACGGCTTGGAGACCTTCAATCAAATGCCCCGGCTGCTGGAGTTGACGCGCCGGGTCCACAGCCTGCGCACGGGCAAGACCATTCCCAACACGACGGGTGCCAGGGGCCGTTAA
- the glgP gene encoding alpha-glucan family phosphorylase, protein MAPASLAQSLPLRIRRLSDLAANLWWSWYPEAVELFSTIDTGLWQTSVSSGTPNPVTLLHAVAPRRLRSLARDPDFLARYDTVLRAFDAALSASPHPAPEFRQAPIAYFSAEFGLHGSLPIYSGGLGVLAGDHCKEASDLGLPLVGVGLLYGQGYFHQRLSPDGRQETRYTELERSVAPVSPVLTPEGTQRQVRVRIASHDVYLAVWQLRLGRICLYLLDSDVEANAAEDRVLSARLYGGDQETRLRQEIVLGIGGVRALRALGIAPRVWHLNEGHAALVLIERLRELVGEGFSFNETLARVRASSVFTTHTPVPAGHDAFPFDLVEHCLPAWWEELGVDRERFFDLARYGRQADERFHMTVLALRLSGRRNAVSHIHATVSHRMWRSVWPEANPDQIPISAITNGVHVPTWLAPELGRLFARHLGSDWLASHDDPQLWRRIADIPDEDLWAVHLRLKHELIRFLRERARQLWREHGRDAVQVLAAGGLLDPDVLTIGFARRFATYKRATLLLNDLARLHALLGATDQPVQIIFAGKAHPADEPGQALIQQVYAAACDHRLGGRIAFVEDYDMHIAQFLVRGVDVWLNNPVSPEEACGTSGEKAALNGIPNLSIADGWWSEAHNGKNGWIVQPADVGLSDADRDEVEANAFYELLTEEIVPLFYERHAGGIPRGWLRVMKATLASIPPRFSARRMLKEYIERLYLPAARSV, encoded by the coding sequence ATGGCCCCAGCCTCCCTCGCCCAGTCGCTTCCCCTGCGTATTCGGAGATTGAGCGATCTCGCCGCCAACCTGTGGTGGAGCTGGTATCCGGAAGCTGTGGAATTGTTCTCGACGATTGATACGGGACTGTGGCAGACGAGCGTCTCCAGCGGCACGCCCAATCCGGTCACACTGCTCCACGCTGTCGCCCCCCGGCGCCTGCGCAGCCTGGCCCGCGACCCCGACTTTCTTGCACGCTATGACACGGTCCTGCGGGCATTTGATGCGGCACTATCGGCCTCCCCCCACCCTGCCCCGGAGTTCAGGCAGGCGCCCATCGCCTATTTCTCGGCCGAGTTCGGCCTGCACGGCTCGTTGCCCATTTACAGCGGCGGCCTGGGCGTGCTGGCCGGCGATCACTGCAAGGAGGCGAGCGATCTCGGCCTGCCCCTGGTCGGCGTCGGGCTGCTGTATGGCCAGGGCTATTTTCACCAACGCCTGTCCCCGGACGGACGCCAGGAAACGCGCTACACCGAGCTTGAGCGGAGCGTGGCTCCCGTCAGTCCAGTCCTGACGCCCGAGGGGACACAGCGTCAGGTACGGGTGCGCATCGCATCCCATGACGTATACCTGGCCGTGTGGCAGCTCCGGCTGGGCCGCATCTGCCTGTATCTGCTGGATAGCGATGTGGAGGCCAATGCGGCTGAGGACCGTGTCCTGTCAGCCCGCCTGTACGGCGGCGATCAGGAGACGCGGCTGCGCCAGGAGATTGTGCTCGGCATTGGCGGGGTACGCGCGCTGCGCGCCCTGGGCATTGCCCCGCGCGTGTGGCACCTGAACGAGGGCCACGCCGCCCTGGTCCTGATTGAGCGCCTGCGCGAACTCGTGGGTGAGGGATTCTCCTTCAACGAGACGCTGGCCCGGGTCCGGGCCAGCAGCGTGTTTACCACCCACACACCTGTTCCGGCCGGTCACGATGCGTTTCCTTTTGACCTGGTTGAGCACTGCCTGCCGGCCTGGTGGGAGGAGCTGGGAGTTGACCGGGAGCGTTTTTTTGACTTGGCCCGCTATGGGCGACAGGCCGACGAACGCTTCCATATGACCGTCCTGGCCCTACGCCTGTCCGGCCGGCGAAATGCCGTCAGCCACATCCATGCGACGGTCTCCCACCGCATGTGGCGCTCGGTCTGGCCAGAGGCCAACCCCGATCAGATACCGATCAGCGCAATCACCAACGGGGTGCATGTGCCGACCTGGCTGGCCCCTGAACTCGGCCGCCTGTTCGCCCGGCATCTCGGCTCGGACTGGCTGGCCAGCCACGACGATCCACAACTGTGGCGGCGTATCGCAGATATCCCGGACGAAGACCTGTGGGCGGTCCACCTGCGGCTCAAACACGAACTGATCCGGTTTCTGCGCGAACGGGCACGCCAGCTGTGGCGCGAGCACGGCCGCGACGCCGTTCAGGTCTTGGCCGCAGGCGGCTTGCTCGACCCGGACGTTCTGACGATCGGTTTTGCCCGGCGCTTTGCCACCTATAAGCGGGCCACCCTCCTGCTCAACGATCTCGCCCGTCTGCACGCCCTGCTGGGCGCGACAGACCAGCCGGTCCAGATCATTTTTGCCGGCAAGGCTCATCCGGCCGATGAACCCGGCCAAGCCCTGATTCAACAGGTGTATGCCGCAGCCTGCGACCACAGGCTTGGCGGGCGGATCGCGTTTGTCGAGGACTACGATATGCACATCGCCCAGTTCCTGGTCCGCGGCGTCGATGTGTGGCTCAATAATCCGGTCTCCCCAGAGGAAGCCTGTGGTACCAGCGGCGAAAAAGCCGCCCTCAACGGCATCCCGAACCTCAGCATTGCCGATGGCTGGTGGAGCGAGGCCCATAACGGCAAAAACGGCTGGATCGTCCAGCCGGCAGACGTAGGGCTGTCTGACGCAGACCGGGATGAGGTCGAGGCGAATGCCTTCTACGAGCTGTTGACAGAAGAAATCGTGCCGCTCTTTTATGAGCGGCACGCCGGGGGCATCCCGCGCGGCTGGCTGCGGGTGATGAAGGCAACCCTGGCATCCATCCCCCCCCGGTTTTCGGCTCGGCGTATGCTGAAAGAGTATATTGAGCGGCTGTATCTGCCGGCCGCACGGTCGGTCTGA
- a CDS encoding aldo/keto reductase: protein MEHKALGNTDVMIPEIGLGVWRYSGGVEPLRTGIELGAFLIDTAEIYGTEEVVGQAIRGLRDRVVLATKVSGNHLHYDDLRRAAEASLRRLDTDSLDLYQVHWPNPGVPIQDTMRAMESLVDDGLVKHIGVSNFSLDQLQAAQASLRNTPIVANQVLYNLNRRAIEADLLPYCLEQHITIIAYTPLDDGRLATPAVFPHDWRMRAVEQVAAFSRKTPAQVALNWCTSHPNVVVIPKSNSTARIMENCQASGWRLSPEQLHYLNMTFTQPGSG, encoded by the coding sequence ATGGAACACAAAGCGCTGGGCAATACCGATGTGATGATTCCGGAGATCGGGCTGGGGGTATGGCGGTATAGTGGCGGGGTCGAGCCGCTGCGGACCGGCATCGAACTGGGCGCGTTTCTCATTGATACCGCAGAAATATACGGCACCGAAGAAGTCGTCGGCCAGGCCATCAGGGGCCTGCGCGACCGGGTTGTGCTGGCGACCAAGGTGTCGGGCAATCACCTCCATTACGACGACTTGCGGCGAGCGGCAGAGGCCAGTCTGCGCCGTCTGGATACGGACAGCCTCGACCTCTACCAGGTACACTGGCCCAACCCTGGGGTGCCCATTCAGGACACCATGCGGGCGATGGAGTCGCTGGTCGATGACGGGCTGGTGAAACATATCGGGGTGAGTAATTTTTCGCTGGACCAGCTGCAAGCCGCCCAGGCCAGCCTGCGCAATACACCCATTGTGGCAAACCAGGTCCTGTACAATCTGAATCGGCGCGCCATTGAAGCCGACCTGCTGCCCTACTGTCTGGAGCAGCACATCACGATTATCGCCTACACGCCCCTGGACGACGGCCGGCTGGCCACCCCGGCTGTGTTCCCCCACGACTGGCGCATGCGGGCTGTGGAGCAGGTCGCGGCCTTCAGCCGCAAGACACCCGCCCAGGTCGCCCTCAACTGGTGTACCTCGCATCCCAACGTCGTCGTAATTCCCAAGTCGAACAGCACGGCGCGTATCATGGAGAACTGTCAGGCCTCCGGCTGGCGTCTATCTCCCGAGCAGCTCCACTATCTCAATATGACTTTTACCCAGCCTGGAAGCGGATGA
- a CDS encoding HAMP domain-containing histidine kinase, with protein MGLTTAKLVHEIGNPLNGMSTTVQLLERDLMKPGPPDKELLRATVHDLSSEINRLRSLLVEFRSLARAHALDLQPTALASLVTELLAVETVQYAERGIQIHNEIRFDLPLVMGDQEKLKQVVLNLCQNAVEAMPQGGHLTVRAGQADGQVSLEVVDTGAGIPDGLDIFELFTTTKPSGMGLGLAVVRQIVLAHEGTITYTTEPGRGTVFRLSLPACPPATPKTRKRRPSAKSPPSPS; from the coding sequence ATGGGCCTTACCACCGCCAAGCTGGTCCATGAAATCGGCAACCCGCTCAACGGCATGTCCACGACCGTGCAGCTGTTGGAGCGCGATCTGATGAAGCCGGGGCCACCCGACAAGGAGTTGCTCCGCGCGACCGTCCACGACCTGTCGAGCGAGATCAACCGCCTCCGCTCGCTGCTGGTCGAGTTCCGCTCCCTGGCCCGCGCCCATGCGCTCGACCTGCAACCGACCGCGCTGGCCAGCCTCGTCACCGAGCTGCTGGCGGTGGAAACCGTCCAATACGCCGAGCGGGGGATTCAGATCCACAACGAGATTCGGTTCGATCTGCCTCTGGTCATGGGCGACCAGGAGAAGCTCAAGCAGGTCGTGCTCAATCTGTGTCAAAATGCGGTCGAAGCCATGCCGCAGGGCGGCCACCTGACCGTCCGGGCCGGCCAGGCCGACGGCCAGGTCTCACTGGAGGTGGTGGACACGGGGGCCGGTATCCCGGACGGCCTGGATATTTTTGAGCTGTTCACCACCACCAAACCGAGCGGCATGGGGCTGGGGCTGGCCGTGGTACGCCAGATTGTCCTGGCCCACGAGGGGACGATTACCTATACCACCGAGCCGGGTCGGGGGACCGTTTTTCGGCTCAGCCTGCCGGCCTGTCCGCCGGCCACACCAAAGACCAGGAAGAGACGGCCCAGCGCCAAGTCTCCTCCGTCGCCCAGCTGA
- a CDS encoding CBS domain-containing protein, translated as MKVKDILESKGSAVATIPAEASLHDALERLIELRIGSLVVVDGHDPIAGILTERDLLRECAIHPEGMREMAVREIMSSNPIIAVPEDEVAYIMGIMTHNRIRHLPILDGERLAGMISIGDVVKAQLEAAEFENRYLRDFIQHS; from the coding sequence ATGAAGGTGAAAGACATCCTGGAGAGCAAGGGTAGCGCGGTGGCGACCATCCCGGCCGAGGCCAGCCTGCACGACGCCCTGGAGCGCTTGATCGAGCTGCGGATCGGCTCCCTGGTCGTGGTTGACGGCCACGACCCGATCGCCGGCATTCTCACCGAGCGTGATCTGCTGCGCGAGTGCGCGATCCATCCCGAAGGCATGCGCGAGATGGCGGTGCGGGAGATCATGAGTTCCAACCCGATTATCGCCGTTCCCGAGGATGAGGTGGCGTATATCATGGGCATCATGACCCATAACCGTATTCGACACCTGCCCATTCTCGATGGCGAGCGTTTGGCCGGGATGATCTCGATTGGCGACGTGGTCAAGGCCCAACTCGAAGCCGCGGAGTTTGAGAACCGCTATCTCAGAGACTTCATCCAGCACAGCTAG
- a CDS encoding DUF2384 domain-containing protein: MNLQAYADPAELPASEATRVARLLAIDGPDILSDVQLARRIDAGLLPGAAVALAEVLGRHRVVGPVIPEATLRRVRKANKRLSRELSERLYEMGRVVDAVGRAYHGDWQAIDTFLHRPHPLLDGETPFDMARSSSAGADAVLNLLRRAEAGIAL; this comes from the coding sequence ATGAACCTCCAAGCCTATGCCGACCCGGCGGAGCTGCCGGCAAGTGAAGCCACGCGGGTCGCCAGACTTCTGGCGATTGATGGCCCGGACATCCTGAGCGATGTGCAACTGGCACGACGCATTGATGCCGGCCTGCTTCCAGGGGCAGCTGTGGCCCTGGCCGAGGTACTTGGCAGGCACCGGGTGGTCGGACCCGTTATCCCCGAGGCAACGCTCAGGCGGGTGCGCAAAGCCAACAAAAGGCTCTCCAGGGAGCTGAGCGAGCGGCTGTATGAAATGGGGCGTGTCGTTGATGCGGTCGGCCGCGCCTATCACGGGGACTGGCAGGCCATCGACACATTCCTGCACCGGCCTCATCCTCTGCTGGACGGGGAGACGCCTTTCGATATGGCGCGGTCCAGTTCGGCCGGAGCTGACGCGGTCCTGAACCTCCTGCGTCGAGCCGAGGCCGGCATCGCCCTGTGA
- a CDS encoding RES domain-containing protein, with amino-acid sequence MRPRTLPEPMRTYRIGDPAGQFPVWSTEGAKRTSGRWHEAGAAVIYASEHYSTALLEKLVHWNGALPPNQHFIEITIPTGTSYELVTADIIPDWSAPSGVAARRFGHQWYVDNRSAILLVPSVVARMERNVVINTRHADFSSLTVGLETPVWWDRRLFPA; translated from the coding sequence ATGCGGCCACGCACCCTGCCGGAACCGATGCGGACGTATCGGATCGGCGATCCCGCAGGGCAGTTTCCGGTGTGGAGTACGGAAGGCGCAAAACGCACCTCCGGCAGGTGGCACGAAGCCGGGGCTGCCGTGATCTATGCGTCCGAGCACTATTCGACGGCCCTGCTGGAAAAGCTGGTGCACTGGAACGGCGCGCTGCCGCCGAACCAACATTTCATTGAGATCACCATTCCCACGGGGACCAGCTACGAGCTTGTGACGGCCGATATCATCCCGGACTGGTCTGCGCCGAGCGGGGTTGCGGCCCGCCGCTTTGGCCATCAGTGGTATGTGGACAATCGCAGCGCCATCCTGCTTGTCCCTTCTGTGGTCGCGCGGATGGAACGCAATGTCGTCATCAACACCCGCCATGCGGACTTCAGCAGCCTGACGGTTGGGCTGGAGACCCCGGTGTGGTGGGATCGCCGCCTCTTTCCGGCTTGA
- a CDS encoding OmpH family outer membrane protein, with protein MRKSFLCWVVAVLLLPSPVWAVEAAPALTDREIAERLTRLETRLDEGLQGLRADIQQLRADMNQQNQQLREDMGQLRADMNQQNQQLREDMNRQNQQLREDMNEQFACQFRLTLALLGAFSALVVAIIGFALWDRRTMLRPLERTVTGLSEDLSRNRQRLEALLDALRALGQRNPEVAKVLKQFNLL; from the coding sequence ATGAGAAAGTCCTTTCTGTGTTGGGTTGTGGCCGTGCTGCTCCTGCCCAGCCCGGTGTGGGCGGTCGAGGCGGCGCCGGCCTTGACCGACCGCGAGATTGCCGAGCGGTTGACGCGGCTCGAAACCCGCCTGGACGAGGGGCTGCAAGGGCTACGGGCCGACATCCAACAACTGCGGGCCGACATGAATCAGCAGAATCAGCAGCTCCGTGAGGACATGGGCCAGCTGCGGGCCGACATGAATCAGCAGAATCAGCAGCTCCGTGAGGACATGAACCGGCAGAATCAGCAGCTGCGGGAAGATATGAATGAGCAGTTCGCCTGTCAGTTTCGCCTGACCCTGGCCCTGCTGGGCGCCTTTAGCGCGCTGGTGGTAGCCATCATCGGCTTTGCCTTGTGGGACCGACGGACGATGCTGCGGCCGTTGGAGCGGACAGTCACGGGTCTGAGCGAGGACCTGAGCCGCAACCGCCAGCGCTTGGAGGCTCTACTCGATGCCTTGCGAGCCTTGGGTCAACGCAATCCCGAAGTCGCCAAGGTGCTCAAACAGTTCAATTTGCTGTAA
- a CDS encoding glycoside hydrolase family 13 protein, translating to MPASTPGWVTDAVFYQIFPDRFARSARLAKPDTLEAWGSPPTVFGFQGGDLFGVTEHLDYLADLGINALYLNPIFSSAANHRYHTYDYFRVDPLLGGTPAFRELLDQAHARDIRIVLDGVFHHAGRGLWQFHHTLENGAASPYVDWFHFDPDRLTGKRHFAAYPDLVARNALKQGVGSRKALGYQAWWDLPALPKFNIDTPAVREFLWSVATHWIEFGIDGWRLDVAAEIKDETFWQEFRQRVKARNPEAYLVGEIWHEAQPWLQGDQFDAVTNYPLAAACLGFFGGEQLDLSQARQPLGFRQVGCLDCQAFADRIDALLDRYEPAVTASQLNLLDSHDTARFLTSVGGDQTALRLAWLFVCTLPGVPCVYYGDEIGLQGGPDPDCRKAFAWDPDVWDHGLRGHVKDCIALRRRFPALRHGSFARRYAADGVYMFQRSLEAESLVVALNVAGQTRRLDLAFLEADGQVAAWQVVWGDRAGLALDGGRRMLAIAPRSALVLRQV from the coding sequence ATGCCAGCCTCTACACCCGGCTGGGTCACAGACGCGGTCTTCTACCAGATTTTTCCAGACCGTTTTGCCCGCTCCGCCCGTCTGGCCAAGCCTGACACGCTGGAAGCCTGGGGCAGTCCGCCGACCGTGTTCGGTTTTCAGGGCGGAGACCTGTTCGGGGTGACCGAACACCTCGACTACCTGGCCGACCTGGGGATCAACGCCCTGTATCTCAACCCGATTTTTTCCTCGGCGGCAAACCACCGCTACCATACCTACGACTATTTCAGGGTCGATCCGCTGCTGGGCGGCACTCCGGCTTTCCGGGAGCTGCTCGACCAGGCGCACGCGCGCGATATCCGCATCGTGCTCGACGGCGTGTTTCACCACGCTGGTCGAGGATTGTGGCAGTTTCATCATACCCTGGAGAACGGCGCAGCCTCGCCCTATGTGGACTGGTTCCACTTCGACCCGGATCGCCTGACGGGCAAACGCCACTTTGCCGCCTATCCTGACCTTGTGGCCCGCAACGCCCTGAAGCAGGGCGTCGGCAGCCGGAAAGCCCTTGGCTATCAGGCCTGGTGGGACCTGCCGGCCCTGCCCAAGTTCAACATTGACACGCCTGCGGTGCGCGAGTTTCTGTGGAGTGTAGCCACTCACTGGATTGAGTTCGGTATCGACGGCTGGCGTCTGGATGTTGCGGCTGAGATCAAGGACGAGACCTTCTGGCAGGAGTTCCGCCAACGGGTCAAAGCGCGTAACCCTGAAGCGTATCTGGTCGGTGAAATCTGGCACGAGGCTCAGCCCTGGTTGCAGGGCGATCAGTTCGACGCGGTCACCAACTACCCGCTGGCGGCGGCCTGTCTGGGATTTTTTGGCGGCGAGCAGCTCGACCTGAGCCAGGCCCGTCAACCCTTGGGCTTCCGCCAGGTCGGCTGCCTCGACTGCCAGGCATTTGCCGACCGGATTGATGCCCTGCTCGACCGGTATGAACCGGCCGTGACGGCGTCTCAGCTCAACCTCCTGGACAGCCACGATACAGCCCGGTTTCTCACCAGCGTGGGCGGAGACCAGACCGCCCTGCGCCTGGCCTGGCTGTTTGTGTGTACGCTGCCGGGCGTGCCGTGCGTGTACTATGGCGACGAAATCGGCCTGCAGGGCGGACCCGACCCGGACTGTCGCAAAGCCTTTGCCTGGGACCCGGATGTCTGGGATCACGGTCTGCGCGGGCATGTCAAAGACTGTATCGCCCTCCGCCGCCGGTTTCCCGCCCTGCGCCACGGCAGCTTCGCCCGGCGCTACGCTGCGGACGGGGTGTATATGTTCCAGAGAAGCCTGGAGGCCGAAAGCCTCGTCGTTGCCCTCAATGTCGCCGGGCAAACCCGCCGGCTCGACCTGGCTTTCCTTGAGGCTGATGGGCAGGTTGCCGCGTGGCAGGTCGTGTGGGGTGACCGGGCGGGGCTGGCGCTGGATGGAGGTCGGCGGATGTTGGCCATAGCGCCGCGCAGCGCTCTTGTCCTGCGGCAGGTATGA